ATCTGTcctaatttttgaaacagaAAGCCAAAATTATGCTATTTAAAAGAGAATGAAAGATGAACAATGCAAACGAAAGATAGTAAAAAGCTCATTACTTCTAAAATTAGAAATGGCTTTTACTAATTCCAATACCAATAAAAATACCAAATATAAGCATATAAGTCCAGAAAATTGTATTACTCTTTACAAGAtcaaaattctttatttatggCGCACGTTTAGTATGGAACATATACTTTCGAACAACCAATGGAAATGTTGACTTAAGTCAAATATCACACCAAGCTAATTGTGATCTTTTAACTAAATAATCATATGAAGCTTTTGacaaaaaacaatgaaaaggaaaagtgCTAAAATATGCCAAAACAGTAATACAAGAGTACGGAGGAATCAATTAAATCGTCAGGATAGTAGAAGTAGATGAAATAGGCCGTCGAAGAATAGAAGGTATACGGTTGAATCCATTAAATTACATTATGTCAGATTACGATTTACACTGTACTTTCTTGATTATTACTATGACATTTACCAACACGTTTAAATGTGTGCATGCATTATTTCATTGTCGAATTTACCCAAGACAGTCAAAAGTCCTTTGGCAAATTGAACCACATATACTCTTGTCAGTGAGAAGgagctttttattttaatttgagaaatctttaaaaaatgaattcaCTTAgggttttaaaaattttccgGTCAGTTTCGAGATCGATACGCATTCCAGCCTCGAATGGTTGCATCAATTTGGGAAGAAATGCTTACCGAGTGCAACTAGCTAAAGCTCCTTTCTCTTTTAGTTCTATTCGTAGATCATCTCATACTGCGGGAAATCCTAGAAGCAAGCTTATTAACGCTTTATCGTCTGAAATTGACTACGAAAAAAACCAAGTGCTGTCGGAAATTTCACTTCCACCTGTTAATTATGACATTGAAGATGTTCAAGGAAGCGCGGTTGTAGTGCTGAAAGCCAAGCATGGTGATGAAAAGTAAGCAATGCTGTTGAGGTCTTAGCATGTATCTGTCAAACATTTTAACTACAATGCGTTGTGGGCCTTCTAAATtctaattaaattattttttaacgttTTCAATCTAACTACTTTAGTATACGAATTACGATGAATGTTTCTCAAGATGTAACTGACGCCGTTCCTGAGGAGCAAGATTTTACTGAATTTGAAGACGAGCAAGAACTTCAAAATCAGGGAGAGTCTGCTGAAGATGAGTTTCCTAATGAGGATCTTGGAAGATTCCAACCCTGTACCATTGAAATTAGCAAACCGGGTAATGGTGCTTTGGTCTTTGAAGCTACTGCGTTAGATGACGGCTTTgacattgaaaatatttacttttcgAAAGATATAGACATGCTAACCTCTGATTCTCTTGAAGCTGAATGGAAGCGTCGTAAACAATACCTTGGTCCTTCTTTTAAGGAACTTGACCCTGAGTTGCAAGACCTTTTCCATAGTTACTTAGAAGAACGCAAGATTGACGAAAGCTTGTCTTCATTTATTGTTTCATTCGGATTAACAAAAGAGTTAAAGGAATACATCAATTGGTTGGAAAGTGTTcgtcaatttttgaagtaaatgtttttattttttaatttacctgattttaacaaaattacGCATATATTTTGATCTAGTTTTcgtatttataatatttacatGCTTCGTATGTCTTTATATGCACCTATTTCGTTTTCTAAATGagtaaattttattaatgaagCCTATCCGTAATGTCCCAAATTTTAaccatttcaaaatttaccaaagttttcaaatatcCCAAAACAACATTCCAATCAAATCCACTTGATATAAATTCTAAGAATGTGTCTAattatatcattttttttaataatacatTGCTCATATATGCCATGTTGAGGAATGTTATAGAATTCCATCAATTCATTGGATCAAAACGATAATGAAGTCCTAATGGTGTCTTACGTTAATCCTAGGCTTTGAGTTGTAACTGGATGGATCTAATCAAGTCTCCACCTACTTGCCTGATTTCTTCGCAAACAACATCAGCATCCAAAACCACAGTGTCCTTGTCAACAACTTTGAAGGGGTAGTCGATATTTGTACGATAAGGGCGGTTAGCTAGAATACGGGGGTTGAAGACACCAGTCACTACTTTAGGATTCTTCTTgttgtaaaaaaaggaaatcgTGTCCTCAAAGCAACGATGAAGTTCTTTCACAAATTCCGTAATAGGCTCAAAACCTGGTCTTTCTGAAGACATGTTTTGCaagtttttatatttcgTTAAGTTGCTTTCACGATACATAGGAAGCTTGTTAATGTTGACGTCAATAACAACATGATAAATATCAAGTGAACTTTTGAATATAGACTTGTAATTTGGAGTATCCTTCAGTAACTCGCTAAGCGAGGCTCTTGCCAAACTAGTAATTCTATTTGCGATAATTTTGGAAGGTTTGTAATACCCAATATGATTACCGTCAAAGTCATAGTCAGTGATAATATAATATGCATTATGAGCAATCGCAACGTCTTGTTTCCTAATACTTTCAAGCTTTTCCGTAGCTTGATGTCGAACATCGTGAGGGAGTTTACCGTTTGAATTGATGATCAGAGGGTCAAATCTCCAATCCCAATGAGCAAGAAAATGTAACATTCTACAGAATGAAGTTTCACCGCTTGATGTAGTTCGCCAAGAACTTGAGTTAATATATACACTAGCAACTAGTAGTTCAATTACTTCATCAGTAACGTGGTCGGTAAGTAAATGGCTATAAAACCAATGTTTCGCAAGGCGTACAGCCATCGAATAACTTCGATGGGCTTGACAAATAGCTTGAATAGCAAGTGTATGGCGCGGaataaattgaaacatGTGTTCATAAGCATAGAGGCCTTTTTGAGCAGATAATTTAGTTGAAGGGTTTCTCTCAAGgctcttccaaaaaaagatcTCACGATCATTCCGGAGTCGATATctgaaagtaaaattattgGAAAATAATACTTGCAAAAAGCAGCAATTATGTGTAGGATTATCAGTGTTTTCTAATCCTACAGAAGCTCTTTCGACATTATCGAGCGCTTCCAATAATTCCGCTATCTTCAACAGGAATGCAATTTTAGTTCTCTGTATTCCTTCAAGTTCATCTGGCCACTTGGAGGATGATTCAAACTGAAAAACAACGTCAATAGGTGCGCATGTCGAAGATTCGTAAAATGGAACAGAGCTTGAACTATATCTAAGTGATTCATCGGCAGGTAATATTTCTGCAATTGACAAAGGAATATCGCTAAGATTAATCAACGATTTAACAGCTTCATTATACGCCTCCATCACAGGGACGTACTCGTTGTAAGTATCTGTATTAGGtgatatttttgaatgcACATACACTCggaatttttcattacgAAAGGAAACACGATCTCCGACATTATTACCAAGGTGACGATTTAGTATATGACGAATAATTCGTTGTGGAATTCTAATTCTTTCATCAGGAGACGAGCATTCCCAGTATACACTTTCAGCTATGcttccatttttaaatttgcgAAGTTCCGAAACTTCTCCCCAGAATTCTCGGAACTTTTGAGAGCCAACTGTATCATCAGGAGAGGGCCCAATATCTACTAACCTTAGCAAAGCGTCGGGGTTAAGTAAAAGACCAAATGAGATAAGCTTGGGAAGTTTAGTTTTTAGACTTTCATTGATAGAACATGATGTACATATAGAAGagtataaaataatttggcAGACACGATCACCAAGAGCATGTTGTAAAAGATCCCAAGTATATTCCAAGTATAAGCTATATGGTGAATCCAGATCAGTTTTTCTACAAAAATTGGGATCTTCCAACTCTTTAGGCTCCAATGGAATGCAACCCGAAACATCAAATTCCAAAGCGGGAACGTTCACAtgagtaataaaaattttagagaAGTTATAATTAGCGTTTTCgtctaataaatttaacGTATGACGGCAAGATGcttgaaaatattcaaaaaatgattgtttcattttaccaagtaaattaaaaccaGTGTTGCAATCGATTAGGGTGGGGAGATGGCCATtaccaatttttaaattcgaAGAGTCAGCATTGAGTTTGAACAAGGTAGAAGTTAGATTTTTTGAGGataaaaattgaagcatacttttaaaaaactgtGCAGCTGTTAAGTAGGTATTCAAAACATTTCCAGCAGGAAGCCCTGTTGAACTCATAAGAAGAGCCATTAGTACATACCATTCTAACAAACCAAAACCATTAGAATGAATACTAGAAGAAAACCCTCTCATATTCAACCAAGTACTTCCTAAGCCACAAGCGTCCAAAAATTGTGGATTAACActatattttttgactAGGTCACggtaaaaaagtaaattttgttcTTCAAGGACGCTGTTATTATAAAAAGGGGTGGGCTTTAATTCCTCGTGTTCCATGAAATCACGGATAGCGTTTTTATGAGGCAACAATTTGGAGACAGGGAAAATCTGCCGAACCGTAGGAATTAAGAAAACGGTAAACCTTTTACCAGTGGCAGCAAATCCTTTGGACTCGGGCAAAATCGCAAGTATCGGCCTTCGTATGTCATCATTAAACGCAACAAATTCC
This region of Schizosaccharomyces pombe strain 972h- genome assembly, chromosome: II genomic DNA includes:
- the mam33 gene encoding Mam33 family protein, producing MNSLRVLKIFRSVSRSIRIPASNGCINLGRNAYRVQLAKAPFSFSSIRRSSHTAGNPRSKLINALSSEIDYEKNQVLSEISLPPVNYDIEDVQGSAVVVLKAKHGDENIRITMNVSQDVTDAVPEEQDFTEFEDEQELQNQGESAEDEFPNEDLGRFQPCTIEISKPGNGALVFEATALDDGFDIENIYFSKDIDMLTSDSLEAEWKRRKQYLGPSFKELDPELQDLFHSYLEERKIDESLSSFIVSFGLTKELKEYINWLESVRQFLK
- the utp22 gene encoding Nrap domain-containing protein; the protein is MNGLKREHESSSSQDGSKTPETEYDSHVDSIEDIHSLASKRKKLNEKKENLEDLTLLKTSAFELKLNELIREISVRGKYFRHANTFVEKIKDLIFKTPVIPETNFWSACKNLEKDKKVIVPLAEPLSAKDTNLRASFVPPKTVTPGIFSCSNKFFLNPDGWSYDLFLEIPESIFTQKDYLNGRYFRKRAFYLTCIAKHLLENLGNEVKLEFVAFNDDIRRPILAILPESKGFAATGKRFTVFLIPTVRQIFPVSKLLPHKNAIRDFMEHEELKPTPFYNNSVLEEQNLLFYRDLVKKYSVNPQFLDACGLGSTWLNMRGFSSSIHSNGFGLLEWYVLMALLMSSTGLPAGNVLNTYLTAAQFFKSMLQFLSSKNLTSTLFKLNADSSNLKIGNGHLPTLIDCNTGFNLLGKMKQSFFEYFQASCRHTLNLLDENANYNFSKIFITHVNVPALEFDVSGCIPLEPKELEDPNFCRKTDLDSPYSLYLEYTWDLLQHALGDRVCQIILYSSICTSCSINESLKTKLPKLISFGLLLNPDALLRLVDIGPSPDDTVGSQKFREFWGEVSELRKFKNGSIAESVYWECSSPDERIRIPQRIIRHILNRHLGNNVGDRVSFRNEKFRVYVHSKISPNTDTYNEYVPVMEAYNEAVKSLINLSDIPLSIAEILPADESLRYSSSSVPFYESSTCAPIDVVFQFESSSKWPDELEGIQRTKIAFLLKIAELLEALDNVERASVGLENTDNPTHNCCFLQVLFSNNFTFRYRLRNDREIFFWKSLERNPSTKLSAQKGLYAYEHMFQFIPRHTLAIQAICQAHRSYSMAVRLAKHWFYSHLLTDHVTDEVIELLVASVYINSSSWRTTSSGETSFCRMLHFLAHWDWRFDPLIINSNGKLPHDVRHQATEKLESIRKQDVAIAHNAYYIITDYDFDGNHIGYYKPSKIIANRITSLARASLSELLKDTPNYKSIFKSSLDIYHVVIDVNINKLPMYRESNLTKYKNLQNMSSERPGFEPITEFVKELHRCFEDTISFFYNKKNPKVVTGVFNPRILANRPYRTNIDYPFKVVDKDTVVLDADVVCEEIRQVGGDLIRSIQLQLKA